The following proteins come from a genomic window of Solwaraspora sp. WMMA2065:
- a CDS encoding lysophospholipid acyltransferase family protein, which produces MPPLYSIGKVTVGPALLLGWRPKVEGRENIPTTGGVILAANHLSVADEYFLGAVLPRHVAFWAKAEYFDGTGFRGLLTKGLVTGLGAIRVERGGGRAALSAFDGAIPLLRAGRQVAVFPEGTRSPDGRLYRGRTGVARLALAAGVPVVPVGFVGTAQIQPIGSHWPKLSRGTVTVRFGKPLDFTGRGDDRSEMRRITDEVMSEIQQLTGQEYVPRYAPPRTAGGARTSDGQPGNGNGDAAG; this is translated from the coding sequence GTGCCGCCGCTGTATTCGATCGGCAAAGTCACTGTCGGACCAGCGTTGTTGCTGGGCTGGCGACCCAAGGTGGAAGGGCGGGAGAACATCCCCACCACCGGCGGGGTGATCCTGGCCGCGAACCACCTGTCCGTCGCCGACGAGTACTTCCTCGGCGCGGTGCTGCCCCGGCACGTGGCGTTCTGGGCCAAGGCCGAGTACTTCGACGGCACCGGATTCCGTGGGCTGCTGACCAAAGGCCTGGTGACCGGGCTCGGCGCGATCCGGGTGGAACGCGGCGGCGGGCGGGCGGCGCTGAGCGCCTTCGACGGCGCGATCCCGCTGCTGCGGGCCGGCCGGCAGGTGGCCGTCTTCCCGGAGGGCACCCGTTCGCCGGACGGGCGGCTGTACCGGGGCCGGACCGGGGTGGCCCGGCTGGCGCTGGCCGCCGGGGTGCCGGTCGTCCCGGTCGGGTTCGTCGGCACCGCGCAGATCCAGCCGATCGGGTCGCACTGGCCGAAGCTGAGCCGGGGCACGGTCACGGTCCGGTTCGGCAAGCCGCTCGACTTCACCGGGCGCGGCGATGACCGCTCCGAGATGCGTCGGATCACCGACGAGGTGATGAGCGAGATTCAGCAGCTCACCGGCCAGGAGTACGTGCCCCGGTACGCGCCACCGCGTACCGCCGGTGGGGCGAGGACCAGCGACGGCCAGCCGGGCAACGGTAACGGCGACGCCGCCGGCTGA
- the ileS gene encoding isoleucine--tRNA ligase, whose amino-acid sequence MAYPMTDPATGVPASPDLPQVERRVLDYWTADKTFEASVDQRDPGPDGANEYVFYDGPPFANGLPHYGHLFTGYVKDVVPRYQTMRGRRVERRFGWDCHGLPAEVEAERQLGISTKAEIVELGMERFNDVCRSSVLTYTQDWERYVTRQARWVDFVNDYKTLDLDYMESVMWAFKALYDKGLVYEGFRVLAYCWRCETPLSNTETRMDDVYRDRQDPTVTVWFELAPAQPGGEPERIGVWTTTPWTLPSNLALAVGPDIEYAVLQRDGQRYLLGAARVEAYAKELDGFERVGTVRGADLVGRRYTPLFDYLVDRAGPNAYQVLGADFVTTEDGTGVVHMAPAFGEDDQNTCNAAGIPTIVTVDDHTRFTALVPPYAGEQVFDTNKPIIRELRDRGLLLRHDTYTHSYPHCWRCDTPLVYKAVSSWFVAVSTFRDRMVELNQQISWTPAHVKDGSFGKWLAGARDWSISRNRFWGSPIPVWRSDDPAYPRVDVYGSLDELERDFGVRPADLHRPGIDELTRPNPDDPTGRSTMRRVPEVLDCWFESGSMPFAQVHYPFENREWFEHHYPGDFIVEYIGQTRGWFYTMHVLATALFDRPAFRNCVSHGILLGADGRKMSKSLRNYPDVYEVFDTYGSDAMRWMLIASPVLRGGDMAVVESGVRDAVRQVLLPLWNVWYFFALYANAEGYTATRRTDSTHLLDRYVLAKTGELVDEATRQMDGYDISGACASVRTYLDALTNWYVRRSRDRFWSGDTDAFDTLYTVLETLTRVVAPLAPLTSEEIWRGLTGERSVHLTDWPAAGEFPADHDLVASMDAVREVCSAGLSLRKARNLRVRLPLPALTVASAAAPQLRPFADLVADEVNVKSVEFTDAVADHCQQVLTVVPRVLGPRVGGQVQAVIRAVKSGDWALGDDGAPVAAGVRLADGEYELKLVAADPEHSAPLPAGQGVVVLDTTVTPELAAEGLARDLVRVIQQARREADLRITDRVRVTVVAGAEVAAAVRAYQDFVAGEVLADEVTVDPSGAGPAGGFAGEVGDGEPVSVRVQRV is encoded by the coding sequence ATGGCGTACCCGATGACCGACCCCGCCACCGGCGTGCCGGCCAGTCCGGACCTGCCCCAGGTGGAGCGCCGTGTCCTGGACTACTGGACGGCGGACAAGACCTTCGAAGCCAGCGTCGACCAGCGTGACCCGGGTCCGGACGGCGCCAACGAGTACGTCTTCTACGACGGCCCGCCGTTCGCCAACGGCCTGCCGCACTACGGCCACCTCTTCACCGGCTACGTCAAGGACGTGGTGCCGCGCTACCAGACGATGCGCGGCCGGCGGGTCGAGCGCCGCTTCGGCTGGGACTGCCACGGGCTGCCCGCCGAGGTCGAGGCCGAACGCCAGCTCGGCATCTCCACGAAGGCGGAAATCGTCGAGCTGGGCATGGAGCGCTTCAACGACGTCTGCCGCAGCTCGGTGCTGACCTACACGCAGGACTGGGAGCGTTACGTCACCCGGCAGGCCCGCTGGGTCGACTTCGTCAACGACTACAAGACGCTCGACCTGGACTACATGGAGAGCGTCATGTGGGCCTTCAAGGCCCTGTATGACAAGGGGCTGGTCTACGAGGGCTTCCGGGTGTTGGCCTACTGCTGGCGCTGTGAGACGCCGCTGAGCAACACCGAGACCCGGATGGACGACGTCTACCGCGACCGGCAGGACCCGACCGTCACCGTCTGGTTCGAGCTGGCGCCGGCGCAGCCCGGTGGCGAGCCGGAACGGATCGGGGTGTGGACCACCACGCCGTGGACGCTGCCGTCGAACCTGGCCCTCGCCGTCGGCCCGGACATCGAGTACGCGGTGCTGCAGCGCGACGGGCAGCGGTACCTGCTGGGGGCGGCACGGGTCGAGGCGTACGCCAAGGAACTGGACGGGTTCGAGCGGGTCGGCACGGTCCGCGGCGCCGACCTGGTCGGACGCCGCTACACCCCGCTGTTCGACTACCTGGTCGACCGGGCCGGCCCGAACGCCTACCAGGTCCTCGGCGCCGACTTCGTCACCACCGAGGACGGCACCGGGGTGGTGCACATGGCCCCGGCGTTCGGTGAGGACGACCAGAACACCTGCAACGCCGCCGGCATCCCGACGATCGTCACCGTCGACGACCACACCCGGTTCACCGCCCTGGTCCCGCCGTACGCGGGGGAGCAGGTCTTCGACACCAACAAGCCGATCATCCGTGAGCTGCGCGACCGGGGCCTGCTGCTGCGCCACGACACCTACACCCACTCGTACCCGCACTGCTGGCGCTGTGACACGCCGTTGGTCTACAAGGCGGTGTCGTCGTGGTTCGTGGCCGTGTCCACCTTCCGGGACCGGATGGTGGAGCTGAACCAGCAGATCTCCTGGACGCCGGCGCACGTAAAGGACGGCTCGTTCGGCAAGTGGCTGGCCGGAGCGCGGGACTGGTCGATCAGCCGGAACCGGTTCTGGGGCTCACCGATCCCGGTGTGGCGCTCGGACGACCCGGCCTATCCGCGGGTCGATGTGTACGGCTCGCTCGACGAGCTGGAGCGTGACTTCGGCGTACGCCCGGCCGACCTGCACCGGCCCGGCATCGACGAGCTGACCCGGCCCAACCCGGACGACCCGACCGGACGGTCCACGATGCGCCGGGTGCCGGAGGTGCTCGACTGCTGGTTCGAGTCCGGGTCGATGCCGTTCGCCCAGGTGCACTACCCGTTCGAGAACCGTGAGTGGTTCGAGCACCACTACCCGGGCGACTTCATCGTCGAGTACATCGGGCAGACCCGTGGCTGGTTCTACACCATGCACGTGCTGGCCACCGCGTTGTTCGACCGGCCGGCCTTCCGCAACTGCGTCAGCCACGGCATCCTGCTCGGCGCCGACGGGCGCAAGATGAGCAAGAGCCTGCGCAACTACCCGGACGTGTACGAGGTGTTCGACACCTACGGCTCGGACGCGATGCGCTGGATGCTGATAGCCTCGCCGGTGCTGCGCGGCGGCGACATGGCGGTGGTGGAGAGCGGCGTCCGCGACGCCGTCCGGCAGGTGCTGCTGCCGCTGTGGAACGTCTGGTACTTCTTCGCGTTGTACGCCAACGCGGAGGGCTACACCGCGACCCGGCGTACCGACAGCACCCACCTGCTCGACCGGTACGTGCTGGCCAAGACCGGTGAACTGGTCGACGAGGCCACCCGGCAGATGGACGGCTACGACATCTCCGGTGCCTGCGCCAGCGTGCGTACCTACCTCGACGCGTTGACCAACTGGTACGTCCGCCGGTCCCGGGACCGGTTCTGGTCCGGCGACACCGACGCGTTCGACACCCTGTACACCGTGCTGGAGACGCTCACCCGGGTGGTGGCGCCGTTGGCACCGTTGACCAGCGAGGAGATCTGGCGCGGGCTGACCGGTGAACGGTCGGTGCACCTGACCGACTGGCCGGCCGCCGGCGAGTTCCCCGCCGACCACGACCTGGTCGCGTCGATGGACGCGGTCCGCGAGGTCTGCTCGGCCGGGCTGTCGCTGCGCAAGGCCCGTAATCTGCGGGTCCGGCTGCCGTTGCCGGCGCTGACCGTGGCCAGCGCCGCCGCGCCACAACTGCGGCCGTTCGCCGACCTGGTCGCCGACGAGGTCAATGTCAAGTCGGTGGAGTTCACCGACGCCGTCGCCGACCACTGCCAGCAGGTGCTGACCGTGGTGCCCCGGGTGCTCGGCCCCCGGGTCGGCGGCCAGGTACAGGCGGTGATCCGGGCGGTGAAGTCCGGCGACTGGGCGCTGGGCGACGACGGCGCGCCGGTCGCCGCCGGGGTCCGGCTGGCCGACGGGGAGTACGAGTTGAAGCTGGTCGCCGCCGACCCGGAGCATTCCGCACCGTTGCCGGCCGGGCAGGGGGTGGTGGTGCTGGACACCACCGTCACGCCGGAGCTGGCCGCCGAAGGGCTGGCCCGGGACCTGGTCCGGGTGATCCAGCAGGCCCGGCGGGAGGCCGACCTGCGGATCACCGACCGGGTTCGGGTCACTGTGGTCGCCGGGGCCGAGGTGGCGGCGGCGGTACGGGCGTACCAGGACTTCGTCGCCGGTGAGGTGCTCGCCGACGAGGTGACGGTCGACCCGTCCGGGGCCGGCCCGGCGGGGGGATTCGCCGGTGAGGTGGGCGACGGTGAGCCGGTGTCGGTGCGGGTGCAGCGGGTCTGA